GCCGAAAACGTCTTGGCTGCCCGGTCAGTAGCGTGCGGGCTACGAAGCCGGAAGGAGAACGGGACGTGTCGAATCCGGATTCAGGCCTGCGTCGGGTCGCAGTTCATGCCGACAACGCGCACGCTGATCTGACGTTGCCCTCCGGCGTGCCGGTGGCGACCCTGATCCGGGCCGTCGTAGAGCTGATGCCGCACCGGACCAGCCCGGACTCGCTGCGCCCCTATCGGCTCTCCGAACCGGGCCGATCTGCACTCGACGGTACGAAAACGCTATCCCAGCAGGGCATCCGCGATGGCTCCACCCTGGTGCTGACCCGCGCCGAAGTCCCGGCCCCGCAGGTGTCGTTCGACGATCCCGTCGAACAGGTGGCGGCGGCGGTGCGGACCATCGAGCGCGCGTGGAATCCGGCGGCGCGCCGGCTGGGTGCGGCGCTGACCGCGTCCGGCCTGGCCGGGGTGGCCGGCTTCGTGGCGATTCCCGGCGGCCCCGGCGCCCCGAACGCGCTGTTGGCGGTCGCGGCAACCGGCGCGGTCGCCCTGATTACCGTCCCGCCGAGTGGCTGCAACGGGCCGGCGCGTACGACGTTGTGCTGTCTGGCCGGGTTGGCGGTAGTGGTCGCGGTTGTGGGAATGGCCGTCGCGGTGACCGGGATTGCACTGCCTCGGGTGGGAGCCGCTGCGGTTGTCGCCGCAGTCGGCATGATCCGCGTCGCCGGCCGAGTGGCGGCCGCCGCCACCGGCCTGTTCCGCCGAGGTCACGCGGTGCCGTCGCAGGTAGGCCAGACGCACGACCTGTTGACCGGATTGGTGGCGGCGGCTGCGGCTTTGGCTGCCCT
The window above is part of the Mycolicibacter sp. MU0102 genome. Proteins encoded here:
- a CDS encoding EsaB/YukD family protein, with protein sequence MSNPDSGLRRVAVHADNAHADLTLPSGVPVATLIRAVVELMPHRTSPDSLRPYRLSEPGRSALDGTKTLSQQGIRDGSTLVLTRAEVPAPQVSFDDPVEQVAAAVRTIERAWNPAARRLGAALTASGLAGVAGFVAIPGGPGAPNALLAVAATGAVALITVPPSGCNGPARTTLCCLAGLAVVVAVVGMAVAVTGIALPRVGAAAVVAAVGMIRVAGRVAAAATGLFRRGHAVPSQVGQTHDLLTGLVAAAAALAALGAAAVVGGAPVAEAPHLVGAVFAATAGMALALRARSHTDGVQIAALIAGGTATLAIGLLGAASNTTAQWPAALAVVLVAAALALGFTAPTTSPLIRRGADVMEGLALGSLVPLACWLCGFYSAARGLNLG